Proteins from one Salvelinus namaycush isolate Seneca chromosome 34, SaNama_1.0, whole genome shotgun sequence genomic window:
- the LOC120028228 gene encoding dual specificity tyrosine-phosphorylation-regulated kinase 1A-like isoform X1: MHPGGETSACKLSSVRLAPSFSFHAAGLQMAAPMPHTHQQYSDRHQPSTDQTAAVLPYSDQTQQLTANPRHMPQCFRDPTLAPLRKLSIDLIKTYKQINEVYYAKKKRRHQTGQGEDSSHKKERKVFNDGYDDDNYDYIVKNGEKWMDRYEIDSLIGKGSFGQVVKAYDRAEQEWVAIKIIKNKKAFLNQAQIEVRLLELMNKHDTEMKYYIVHLKRHFMFRNHLCLVFEMLSYNLYDLLRNTNFRGVSLNLTRKFAQQLCTALLFLATPELSIIHCDLKPENILLCNPKRSAIKIVDFGSSCQLGQRIYQYIQSRFYRSPEVLLGMPYDLAIDMWSLGCILVEMHTGEPLFSGANEVDQMNKIVEVLGIPPNHIMDLAPKARKFFEKLSDGTWSVKKTKDGKRYKPPASRKLHSILGVEAGGPGGRRAGESGHAVADYLKFKDLILRMLDYDPKSRIQPYYALQHSFFKKTADEGTNTSSSVSTSPALEQSQSSGTTSSTSSSSGGSSGTSTSGRARSDPTHHHLHSGGHFGAVLPAIDGDTLCPQARKTYPPPLVRGGGIGPEPVAGETHPVQETTFHVPPQHPKALHPHSHPHHHHAQVMATRPRPRHYTSPTHSASTQDSMEVVHGHLSMTSLSSSASSSSTSSSSTGNHGNQAYQLRHLPFGHHGGLSMGLGAFSNPRQETGMAAHPAYPMGTNTGPAHYLPEGHLGMRQGMDREESPMTGVCVQQSSMASS; the protein is encoded by the exons ATGCATCCAG GAGGAGAGACTTCAGCATGCAAACTTTCGTCCGTCCGGCTTGCGCCCTCTTTTTCTTTCCACGCTGCTGGTCTTCAGATGGCTGCTCCAATGCCCCATACGCACCAGCAGTACAGTGACCGCCACCAGCCAAGCACTGACCAAACTGCTGCGGTCCTACCGTACAGCGACCAGACGCAACAGCTCACTGCCAACCCG AGGCACATGCCCCAGTGCTTTCGTGACCCTACTTTGGCTCCCCTGCGGAAGCTCTCCATAGACCTTATCAAAACCTATAAACAGATCAATGAG GTGTATTATGCAAAAAAGAAGCGGCGGCACCAAACGGGTCAGGGTGAAGACTCCAGTCacaagaaagagaggaaggtCTTCAACGATGGCTATGACGATGACAACTACGATTACATTGTCAAGAATGGGGAAAAGTGGATGGACCGCTATGAGATTGACTCATTGATCGGCAAAGGGTCATTTGGACAG GTTGTAAAAGCTTATGACCGTGCAGAGCAGGAGTGGGTTGCCATCAAGATCATCAAGAACAAAAAAGCTTTTCTCAATCAAGCCCAGATTGAAGTGCGTCTCCTAGAGCTCATGAACAAACATGACACTGAGATGAAATACTACATAG TTCACCTGAAACGTCACTTCATGTTCCGGAACCACCTCTGCCTGGTGTTTGAGATGCTCTCGTACAACCTATACGACCTGCTGCGGAACACCAACTTCCGTGGCGTCTCTCTCAACCTGACCAGGAAGTTTGCCCAGCAGCTTTGCACTGCGCTGCTGTTCCTGGCCACGCCTGAGCTCAGCATCATCCACTGTGACCTGAAGCCTGAGAACATCCTGCTGTGCAACCCCAAGAGGAGCGCCATCAAGATAGTGGACTTTGGCAGCTCCTGCCAACTGGGACAGAGG ATATACCAGTACATCCAGAGTCGTTTTTACCGCTCCCCAGAGGTGCTGCTGGGCATGCCCTATGACCTGGCCATCGACATGTGGTCCCTGGGCTGCATCCTGGTAGAGATGCACACCGGAGAGCCCCTCTTCAGTGGCGCCAACGAG GTGGACCAGATGAATAAGATAGTTGAAGTTCTAGGTATCCCCCCCAATCATATTATGGACCTAGCCCCAAAAGCCAGGAAGTTCTTTGAGAAGCTATCAGATGGCACATGGAGTGTTAAGAAGACCAAAGATGGCAAAAGG TATAAGCCTCCAGCCTCTCGAAAGCTCCACTCCATCCTGGGTGTGGAGGCCGGGGGTCCAGGTGGCCGGCGGGCGGGGGAGTCTGGCCATGCCGTCGCTGACTACTTGAAGTTCAAGGACCTGATCCTGCGGATGTTGGACTATGACCCCAAGAGCCGCATACAGCCCTACTACGCCCTACAGCACAGCTTCTTCAAGAAGACTGCAGACGAGGGGACCAACACGAGCAGCAGCGTGTCTACCAGCCCAGCGCTGGAGCAGTCCCAGTCCTCTGGAACCAcctccagcacctcctccagctcAG GAGGATCATCTGGGACAAGTACCAGTGGCAGAGCAAGGTCCGACCCCACCCATCACCACCTACACAGTGGAGGGCACTTTGGGGCAGTGCTGCCAGCCATCGATGGTGACACCCTCTGTCCACAG GCAAGAAAGACTTACCCTCCCCCATTGGTGAGGGGAGGCGGCATTGGACCAGAGCCAGTGGCCGGAGAGACCCACCCAGTCCAGGAGACCACCTTCCATGTCCCCCCTCAGCACCCCAAGGCCCTGCACCCCCACTCCCACCCCCATCATCACCACGCGCAGGTGATGGCCACAAGGCCCCGCCCACGGCATTACACCTCCCCCACACACAGCGCCTCCACACAGGACTCCATGGAGGTGGTGCATGGCCATTTGTCCATGacctccctgtcttcctctgcctcctcttcctccacatcTTCCTCTTCCACTGGGAACCATGGCAACCAGGCCTACCAGCTCCGCCACCTGCCCTTTGGGCACCACGGCGGGCTGAGCATGGGGTTGGGTGCCTTCTCGAACCCCCGGCAGGAGACTGGCATGGCCGCCCACCCCGCGTACCCCATGGGCACAAACACTGGGCCGGCTCACTACCTACCAGAGGGCCACCTGGGCATGAGGCAGGGCATGGACCGGGAGGAGTCTCCCATGACTGGAGTATGTGTGCAGCAGAGTTCCATGGCCAGCTCGTGA
- the LOC120028687 gene encoding CD166 antigen homolog isoform X2, whose product MHFSSCLCALLVALVYQVSGMDTVIGLYGETIEVPCNNGAPKPKDLFMTKWKYDDGDLLTQLKDQDASVIATDKYKDRVSMAENSSLLIAAATLKDEKTFTCMVVAGADISEYPVKLLIHKAPTGVEITALATELEIGKPTQLGQCSTSDANPAASITWFKNKKPLVADGKGIIISSNVKVDEVTGLTTTSSTLHYTAEKGDTAALFTCGALNTLSSPVSFTVTYPTERISLHVISKGPLMEGANVTLKCKADGNPPPTSFNFHILGKVVKVENSDSYTVTDVTRESTGEYKCSIIDNAKMEDSKNITINYLDMSLSPSGKVMKSFGEGLALTLQTHASGELKVSWTKDNGKLDSSPTFDKLTYSDSGKYEVVVTMGALIKKASFELVVEGVPVIRRVAKQRGEDGQHKVLTCEAEGSPKPTVAWSVNGTSADEGPYVNGKITHKLTIVPTVNLTVVCTVSNELGQDTRTINVSTYSSDEGDTTKLVVGVIVGLLLATVVVGLAYWLYMKKSKQGSWKTGEKEDGSTEESKKLEEKIEEKLEENSQKVEV is encoded by the exons tGAGCGGTATGGATACAGTTATCGGCCTGTATGGAGAGACCATTGAGGTGCCATGCAACAATGGAGCCCCCAAACCAAAGGACCTGTTCATGACCAAATGGAAATAC GATGATGGAGACCTGCTGACCCAGCTTAAAGACCAGGACGCCTCTGTCATAGCCACTGACAAGTACAAGGACCGTGTCAGCATGGCCGAAAACTCCAGCCTGCTGATTGCTGCAGCAACACTGAAGGACGAGAAGACTTTTACTTGCATGGTGGTGGCTGGGGCTGACATCTCAGAATACCCAGTCAAACTCCTTATCCACA AGGCTCCAACCGGAGTGGAGATCACAGCCCTAGCCACGGAGCTGGAGATTGGCAAACCAACCCAG CTAGGGCAATGCAGCACCTCTGATGCCAACCCAGCTGCCAGCATCACATGGTTCAAGAACAAGAAACCTCTGGTGGCTGATGGGAAAG GCATTATAATCAGTTCCAACGTAAAGGTGGACGAAGTCACTGgcctcaccaccacctcctccactctGCACTACACAGCTGAGAAGGGAGACACAGCAGCTCTGTTCACCTGCGGGGCGTTGAATACCTTGTCCTCTCCAGTCTCCTTCACTGTCACCT accccacagagaggATCAGTCTGCATGTCATTTCGAAAGGGCCCCTAATGGAAGGAGCCAACGTGACTCTGAAGTGCAAGGCCGACGGGAACCCACCTCCCACCAGCTTCAACTTCCACATTCTG GGAAAGGTGGTGAAGGTGGAGAACTCTGACTCCTATACTGTGACTGATGTCACACGTGAAAGCACAGGGGAATACAAGTGTTCTATCATTGACAATGCCAAGATGGAAGACTCCAAGAACATTACCATCAATT ACTTGGATATGAGTTTGAGCCCCTCAGGGAAGGTGATGAAGAGCTTTGGCGAAGGCTTGGCTCTGACCCTGCAGACCCATGCATCTGGAGAACTTAAGGTGTCTTGGACTAAG GACAATGGCAAGCTGGACAGTAGTCCCACATTTGACAAGCTGACCTACTCTGATTCTGGAAAGTATGAGGTTGTGGTCACCATGGGTGCTCTCATCAAGAAAGCCTCTTTTGAGCTGGTCGTTGAAG GTGTTCCAGTCATTCGGCGGGTGGCCAAGCAGCGCGGCGAGGACGGCCAGCATAAGGTACTTACCTGCGAGGCTGAGGGCTCCCCCAAACCCACTGTGGCCTGGAGCGTCAACGGTACCTCG GCTGATGAGGGTCCCTATGTCAATGGAAAGATCACACACAAGCTGACCATTGTGCCTACAGTCAACCTGACCGTTGTCTGCACTGTGTCCAATGAGCTTGGCCAGGACACCAGGACTATTAATGTGTCGACCT ACTCATCAGATGAGGGTGACACGACAAAGTTGGTGGTGGGAGTTATTGTGGGTCTGCTCCTGGCCACTGTAGTTGTGGGTCTAGCATACTGGCTGTACATGAAGAAATCCAA GCAAGGCAGCTGGAAGACTGGTGAGAAGGAGGATGGATCCACTGAGGAGAGCAAGAAACTGGAGGAGAAAATAGAAGAGAAGCTGGAGGAGAACAGCCAGAAAGTTGAGGTGTAa
- the LOC120028687 gene encoding CD166 antigen homolog A-like isoform X1: protein MHFSSCLCALLVALVYQVSGMDTVIGLYGETIEVPCNNGAPKPKDLFMTKWKYDDGDLLTQLKDQDASVIATDKYKDRVSMAENSSLLIAAATLKDEKTFTCMVVAGADISEYPVKLLIHKAPTGVEITALATELEIGKPTQLGQCSTSDANPAASITWFKNKKPLVADGKGIIISSNVKVDEVTGLTTTSSTLHYTAEKGDTAALFTCGALNTLSSPVSFTVTYPTERISLHVISKGPLMEGANVTLKCKADGNPPPTSFNFHILGKVVKVENSDSYTVTDVTRESTGEYKCSIIDNAKMEDSKNITINYLDMSLSPSGKVMKSFGEGLALTLQTHASGELKVSWTKDNGKLDSSPTFDKLTYSDSGKYEVVVTMGALIKKASFELVVEGVPVIRRVAKQRGEDGQHKVLTCEAEGSPKPTVAWSVNGTSADEGPYVNGKITHKLTIVPTVNLTVVCTVSNELGQDTRTINVSTLFEEVRMDKQDSSDEGDTTKLVVGVIVGLLLATVVVGLAYWLYMKKSKQGSWKTGEKEDGSTEESKKLEEKIEEKLEENSQKVEV from the exons tGAGCGGTATGGATACAGTTATCGGCCTGTATGGAGAGACCATTGAGGTGCCATGCAACAATGGAGCCCCCAAACCAAAGGACCTGTTCATGACCAAATGGAAATAC GATGATGGAGACCTGCTGACCCAGCTTAAAGACCAGGACGCCTCTGTCATAGCCACTGACAAGTACAAGGACCGTGTCAGCATGGCCGAAAACTCCAGCCTGCTGATTGCTGCAGCAACACTGAAGGACGAGAAGACTTTTACTTGCATGGTGGTGGCTGGGGCTGACATCTCAGAATACCCAGTCAAACTCCTTATCCACA AGGCTCCAACCGGAGTGGAGATCACAGCCCTAGCCACGGAGCTGGAGATTGGCAAACCAACCCAG CTAGGGCAATGCAGCACCTCTGATGCCAACCCAGCTGCCAGCATCACATGGTTCAAGAACAAGAAACCTCTGGTGGCTGATGGGAAAG GCATTATAATCAGTTCCAACGTAAAGGTGGACGAAGTCACTGgcctcaccaccacctcctccactctGCACTACACAGCTGAGAAGGGAGACACAGCAGCTCTGTTCACCTGCGGGGCGTTGAATACCTTGTCCTCTCCAGTCTCCTTCACTGTCACCT accccacagagaggATCAGTCTGCATGTCATTTCGAAAGGGCCCCTAATGGAAGGAGCCAACGTGACTCTGAAGTGCAAGGCCGACGGGAACCCACCTCCCACCAGCTTCAACTTCCACATTCTG GGAAAGGTGGTGAAGGTGGAGAACTCTGACTCCTATACTGTGACTGATGTCACACGTGAAAGCACAGGGGAATACAAGTGTTCTATCATTGACAATGCCAAGATGGAAGACTCCAAGAACATTACCATCAATT ACTTGGATATGAGTTTGAGCCCCTCAGGGAAGGTGATGAAGAGCTTTGGCGAAGGCTTGGCTCTGACCCTGCAGACCCATGCATCTGGAGAACTTAAGGTGTCTTGGACTAAG GACAATGGCAAGCTGGACAGTAGTCCCACATTTGACAAGCTGACCTACTCTGATTCTGGAAAGTATGAGGTTGTGGTCACCATGGGTGCTCTCATCAAGAAAGCCTCTTTTGAGCTGGTCGTTGAAG GTGTTCCAGTCATTCGGCGGGTGGCCAAGCAGCGCGGCGAGGACGGCCAGCATAAGGTACTTACCTGCGAGGCTGAGGGCTCCCCCAAACCCACTGTGGCCTGGAGCGTCAACGGTACCTCG GCTGATGAGGGTCCCTATGTCAATGGAAAGATCACACACAAGCTGACCATTGTGCCTACAGTCAACCTGACCGTTGTCTGCACTGTGTCCAATGAGCTTGGCCAGGACACCAGGACTATTAATGTGTCGACCT TATTTGAGGAGGTGAGAATGGATAAACAAG ACTCATCAGATGAGGGTGACACGACAAAGTTGGTGGTGGGAGTTATTGTGGGTCTGCTCCTGGCCACTGTAGTTGTGGGTCTAGCATACTGGCTGTACATGAAGAAATCCAA GCAAGGCAGCTGGAAGACTGGTGAGAAGGAGGATGGATCCACTGAGGAGAGCAAGAAACTGGAGGAGAAAATAGAAGAGAAGCTGGAGGAGAACAGCCAGAAAGTTGAGGTGTAa
- the LOC120028228 gene encoding dual specificity tyrosine-phosphorylation-regulated kinase 1A-like isoform X2, giving the protein MAAPMPHTHQQYSDRHQPSTDQTAAVLPYSDQTQQLTANPRHMPQCFRDPTLAPLRKLSIDLIKTYKQINEVYYAKKKRRHQTGQGEDSSHKKERKVFNDGYDDDNYDYIVKNGEKWMDRYEIDSLIGKGSFGQVVKAYDRAEQEWVAIKIIKNKKAFLNQAQIEVRLLELMNKHDTEMKYYIVHLKRHFMFRNHLCLVFEMLSYNLYDLLRNTNFRGVSLNLTRKFAQQLCTALLFLATPELSIIHCDLKPENILLCNPKRSAIKIVDFGSSCQLGQRIYQYIQSRFYRSPEVLLGMPYDLAIDMWSLGCILVEMHTGEPLFSGANEVDQMNKIVEVLGIPPNHIMDLAPKARKFFEKLSDGTWSVKKTKDGKRYKPPASRKLHSILGVEAGGPGGRRAGESGHAVADYLKFKDLILRMLDYDPKSRIQPYYALQHSFFKKTADEGTNTSSSVSTSPALEQSQSSGTTSSTSSSSGGSSGTSTSGRARSDPTHHHLHSGGHFGAVLPAIDGDTLCPQARKTYPPPLVRGGGIGPEPVAGETHPVQETTFHVPPQHPKALHPHSHPHHHHAQVMATRPRPRHYTSPTHSASTQDSMEVVHGHLSMTSLSSSASSSSTSSSSTGNHGNQAYQLRHLPFGHHGGLSMGLGAFSNPRQETGMAAHPAYPMGTNTGPAHYLPEGHLGMRQGMDREESPMTGVCVQQSSMASS; this is encoded by the exons ATGGCTGCTCCAATGCCCCATACGCACCAGCAGTACAGTGACCGCCACCAGCCAAGCACTGACCAAACTGCTGCGGTCCTACCGTACAGCGACCAGACGCAACAGCTCACTGCCAACCCG AGGCACATGCCCCAGTGCTTTCGTGACCCTACTTTGGCTCCCCTGCGGAAGCTCTCCATAGACCTTATCAAAACCTATAAACAGATCAATGAG GTGTATTATGCAAAAAAGAAGCGGCGGCACCAAACGGGTCAGGGTGAAGACTCCAGTCacaagaaagagaggaaggtCTTCAACGATGGCTATGACGATGACAACTACGATTACATTGTCAAGAATGGGGAAAAGTGGATGGACCGCTATGAGATTGACTCATTGATCGGCAAAGGGTCATTTGGACAG GTTGTAAAAGCTTATGACCGTGCAGAGCAGGAGTGGGTTGCCATCAAGATCATCAAGAACAAAAAAGCTTTTCTCAATCAAGCCCAGATTGAAGTGCGTCTCCTAGAGCTCATGAACAAACATGACACTGAGATGAAATACTACATAG TTCACCTGAAACGTCACTTCATGTTCCGGAACCACCTCTGCCTGGTGTTTGAGATGCTCTCGTACAACCTATACGACCTGCTGCGGAACACCAACTTCCGTGGCGTCTCTCTCAACCTGACCAGGAAGTTTGCCCAGCAGCTTTGCACTGCGCTGCTGTTCCTGGCCACGCCTGAGCTCAGCATCATCCACTGTGACCTGAAGCCTGAGAACATCCTGCTGTGCAACCCCAAGAGGAGCGCCATCAAGATAGTGGACTTTGGCAGCTCCTGCCAACTGGGACAGAGG ATATACCAGTACATCCAGAGTCGTTTTTACCGCTCCCCAGAGGTGCTGCTGGGCATGCCCTATGACCTGGCCATCGACATGTGGTCCCTGGGCTGCATCCTGGTAGAGATGCACACCGGAGAGCCCCTCTTCAGTGGCGCCAACGAG GTGGACCAGATGAATAAGATAGTTGAAGTTCTAGGTATCCCCCCCAATCATATTATGGACCTAGCCCCAAAAGCCAGGAAGTTCTTTGAGAAGCTATCAGATGGCACATGGAGTGTTAAGAAGACCAAAGATGGCAAAAGG TATAAGCCTCCAGCCTCTCGAAAGCTCCACTCCATCCTGGGTGTGGAGGCCGGGGGTCCAGGTGGCCGGCGGGCGGGGGAGTCTGGCCATGCCGTCGCTGACTACTTGAAGTTCAAGGACCTGATCCTGCGGATGTTGGACTATGACCCCAAGAGCCGCATACAGCCCTACTACGCCCTACAGCACAGCTTCTTCAAGAAGACTGCAGACGAGGGGACCAACACGAGCAGCAGCGTGTCTACCAGCCCAGCGCTGGAGCAGTCCCAGTCCTCTGGAACCAcctccagcacctcctccagctcAG GAGGATCATCTGGGACAAGTACCAGTGGCAGAGCAAGGTCCGACCCCACCCATCACCACCTACACAGTGGAGGGCACTTTGGGGCAGTGCTGCCAGCCATCGATGGTGACACCCTCTGTCCACAG GCAAGAAAGACTTACCCTCCCCCATTGGTGAGGGGAGGCGGCATTGGACCAGAGCCAGTGGCCGGAGAGACCCACCCAGTCCAGGAGACCACCTTCCATGTCCCCCCTCAGCACCCCAAGGCCCTGCACCCCCACTCCCACCCCCATCATCACCACGCGCAGGTGATGGCCACAAGGCCCCGCCCACGGCATTACACCTCCCCCACACACAGCGCCTCCACACAGGACTCCATGGAGGTGGTGCATGGCCATTTGTCCATGacctccctgtcttcctctgcctcctcttcctccacatcTTCCTCTTCCACTGGGAACCATGGCAACCAGGCCTACCAGCTCCGCCACCTGCCCTTTGGGCACCACGGCGGGCTGAGCATGGGGTTGGGTGCCTTCTCGAACCCCCGGCAGGAGACTGGCATGGCCGCCCACCCCGCGTACCCCATGGGCACAAACACTGGGCCGGCTCACTACCTACCAGAGGGCCACCTGGGCATGAGGCAGGGCATGGACCGGGAGGAGTCTCCCATGACTGGAGTATGTGTGCAGCAGAGTTCCATGGCCAGCTCGTGA